A genome region from Pseudomonas pergaminensis includes the following:
- a CDS encoding ABC transporter substrate-binding protein, translating into MSRKIPFARLAATVGLGVSLLAGSLIAPASAQAEGEIRIAEQFGIVYLLLNVVRDQNLIEKYGKQEGIDIKVDWTQLSGGAAVNDALLSGSIDIAGAGVGPLLTIWDRTHGKQNVKAVASLGNFPYYLVSNNPKVKTIADFTEKDRIAVPAVGVSVQSRFLQYAAAKQWGDKEFNRLDKYTVAVPHPDATAALIAGGTELTGHFSNPPFQDQALANPNVHVVLNTYDLLGPNSPTVLFATEKFRNDNPKTYKAFVEALTEAAQFAQNDKGAAADTYLRVTKAKIDRAELLKIIDNPQFEFSVTPKNTYPLAEFLYRVGAIKNKPESWKDYFFQDAKPLQGS; encoded by the coding sequence ATGTCCAGGAAAATTCCATTCGCACGGCTGGCGGCGACCGTCGGCCTGGGTGTCAGCCTCTTGGCCGGCAGCCTGATTGCACCGGCGTCCGCGCAGGCCGAAGGCGAGATCCGCATCGCCGAACAATTCGGCATCGTTTATCTGTTGCTGAACGTGGTACGCGACCAGAACCTGATCGAAAAATACGGTAAACAGGAAGGCATCGACATCAAGGTCGACTGGACACAGTTGTCTGGCGGCGCGGCAGTCAATGACGCACTGCTCTCCGGTTCCATCGACATTGCCGGAGCCGGTGTCGGCCCGCTGCTGACCATCTGGGATCGCACCCACGGCAAGCAGAACGTCAAGGCCGTGGCTTCCCTGGGTAACTTCCCGTACTACCTCGTCAGCAACAATCCCAAGGTCAAGACCATCGCCGATTTCACCGAGAAGGACCGCATTGCCGTGCCCGCGGTGGGCGTGTCGGTGCAGTCACGCTTCCTGCAATACGCGGCGGCCAAGCAGTGGGGCGACAAGGAATTCAATCGCCTCGATAAGTACACCGTCGCCGTCCCTCACCCGGATGCGACCGCAGCGCTGATCGCTGGCGGCACCGAGCTGACCGGGCATTTTTCCAACCCGCCGTTTCAGGACCAGGCCCTGGCCAACCCGAACGTGCACGTGGTGCTGAACACCTACGACCTGCTCGGCCCGAACTCGCCGACGGTATTGTTCGCCACCGAGAAATTCCGCAACGACAACCCAAAAACCTACAAGGCGTTCGTCGAGGCATTGACCGAAGCCGCGCAGTTCGCCCAGAACGACAAAGGCGCTGCAGCCGACACTTACCTGCGCGTGACCAAGGCCAAGATCGACCGCGCCGAGTTGTTGAAAATCATCGACAACCCGCAGTTCGAATTCAGCGTTACGCCGAAAAACACCTACCCGCTGGCGGAATTCCTCTACCGCGTCGGTGCCATCAAGAACAAGCCTGAATCGTGGAAGGACTACTTCTTCCAGGACGCCAAGCCCCTGCAAGGAAGTTGA
- a CDS encoding energy transducer TonB family protein, with amino-acid sequence MRFFVLAAALLLSTSVLAAFVPEAVSMPKPHYPSFLTSVPGHARISLNIHNDGSVSDVKALSATKPEFGEAAVEAATQWRFKPWTVNADQPAVIDAQNEMIFTPEEIKAKSTQLSFMETTYQSCSALNEEVSQFRRNHPSRPLIQMKSFAITRVAVMFPALSGKSDYNEGLDRADALESALPEIVRKCQAHPKSTYAKYLPSNLRRYL; translated from the coding sequence ATGCGTTTTTTTGTCTTGGCAGCGGCTTTGTTGCTATCGACCTCGGTGTTGGCGGCGTTCGTTCCCGAAGCCGTGTCCATGCCCAAGCCGCACTACCCCTCGTTCCTGACGTCTGTCCCGGGACATGCGCGCATCAGCTTGAACATCCACAATGATGGTTCGGTCAGCGATGTAAAAGCGCTCAGCGCCACCAAGCCCGAGTTCGGCGAAGCCGCCGTGGAGGCGGCCACACAATGGCGTTTCAAACCCTGGACGGTAAATGCGGATCAGCCAGCGGTGATCGACGCGCAAAACGAGATGATCTTCACGCCCGAGGAGATCAAGGCGAAGAGTACTCAGTTGTCCTTCATGGAAACGACCTATCAGTCCTGCAGCGCGTTGAACGAAGAAGTCAGCCAGTTCCGCCGCAACCATCCTTCCCGCCCGCTCATCCAAATGAAGAGTTTTGCCATCACCCGCGTCGCCGTGATGTTCCCGGCATTGAGCGGTAAAAGCGATTACAACGAAGGCCTGGACCGCGCCGACGCGCTTGAAAGCGCCCTGCCGGAAATCGTGCGTAAATGCCAGGCCCATCCCAAATCGACCTACGCGAAATACCTACCCAGCAACCTCCGACGCTACCTGTAA
- a CDS encoding HlyD family secretion protein produces MKRKDKIAVSVIAVFAVGVLVYLVAPGVLGSKRQTTNDAFVAADFTLVAPRVAGFIKEVLVEDNQRVKAGQLLALIDDRDFRAAAQAADADALVAQAQLKNATATLERQSSVIAQAQATVAADRAEMAFAEHELNRYNRLAGVGAGTVQNAQQAKTRIDQATARLANATAVLAAERKQVEILTAQRDAAEGGLKRAQAALELASYQLSYTRIVAPVDGMVGERAVRVGAYVTPGSKILAVVPLEEAYVVANFQETQLSHMHAGQAVQVRVDSLDGELLNGHLESLAPATGVTFASVKPDNATGNFTKVVQRIPVKIVLEPNQAHTERLRVGMSVEASVDTRPVVQTREVAQQ; encoded by the coding sequence ATGAAACGCAAAGACAAAATTGCCGTCTCCGTTATTGCTGTGTTCGCCGTCGGCGTGCTGGTGTATCTGGTCGCGCCGGGTGTGCTGGGCAGCAAGCGCCAGACCACCAACGACGCCTTCGTTGCTGCGGACTTCACCCTGGTGGCGCCACGTGTGGCCGGTTTCATCAAGGAGGTGTTGGTGGAAGACAACCAGCGCGTCAAGGCCGGGCAACTGCTGGCGCTGATCGACGACCGCGACTTCCGCGCTGCCGCCCAGGCTGCCGACGCCGATGCGTTGGTGGCCCAGGCCCAACTGAAAAACGCCACCGCCACCCTCGAGCGCCAAAGCTCGGTGATCGCCCAGGCCCAGGCCACCGTCGCGGCGGATCGCGCCGAAATGGCCTTTGCCGAACACGAACTGAATCGCTACAACCGCCTCGCCGGTGTCGGTGCCGGCACCGTGCAGAATGCCCAGCAAGCCAAGACCCGCATCGACCAGGCCACCGCGCGCCTGGCCAATGCCACGGCGGTGCTGGCGGCTGAACGCAAGCAAGTGGAAATCCTCACCGCCCAGCGCGACGCCGCCGAAGGTGGGCTCAAGCGTGCCCAGGCCGCGCTGGAATTGGCCAGTTACCAGCTGTCGTACACGCGCATTGTCGCGCCGGTGGATGGCATGGTCGGCGAGCGTGCAGTGCGGGTGGGCGCCTACGTGACGCCAGGCAGCAAGATCCTTGCGGTCGTGCCGCTGGAAGAAGCGTACGTGGTGGCCAACTTCCAGGAAACCCAGCTCTCCCATATGCACGCCGGCCAGGCCGTGCAGGTGCGCGTCGACAGCCTCGACGGTGAGTTGCTCAACGGCCATCTGGAAAGCCTCGCGCCTGCCACCGGAGTGACCTTTGCCTCGGTCAAACCCGATAACGCCACCGGTAACTTCACCAAGGTGGTGCAGCGCATCCCGGTGAAAATCGTCCTCGAACCCAACCAGGCGCACACCGAACGCTTGCGGGTCGGCATGTCGGTGGAAGCCAGCGTCGACACCCGGCCGGTCGTGCAGACCCGTGAGGTGGCCCAGCAATGA
- a CDS encoding MFS transporter yields MTSLAAPALQAAAKPTAMTPPVFGPRIIIGLVGVLLAVLVSGLNEMVTKVALADIRGALYIGFDEGTWLVAAYTATSVSAMAFAPWCSVTFSLRRFTLCAIGLFTVLGILCPFAPNYESLLVLRTVQGLAGGALPPMLMTVALRFLPANVKLYGLAGYALTATFGPSLGTPLAALWTEYVGWQWAFWQIVAPCLLAMVAVAYGLPQDPLRLERFKQFNWRGLLLGFPAICMLVIGILQGNRLDWFESGLITFLLCGGSALLVLFMVNEWSQPIPFFKLQMLGLRNLSFALIVLAGVLMVLTSVIIIPSSFLAQVQGYRPLQTAPVMLLMAIPQLIALPLVAALCNLRWVDCRWVLGIGLGMLVLCCVGSAHLTSEWIRDDFYGLYLLQIFGQPMAVLPLLMLSTGSIQPMDGPFASAWFNTVKGLAAVIATGVLDTLTTQRLHFHSTMLVDRLGNSPLADGDAPGLAHRLHEQAVVLTSSDLYYVMAAVAVALILLIFWMPTRIFPPRAPT; encoded by the coding sequence ATGACGTCCCTCGCTGCCCCCGCACTCCAGGCCGCAGCCAAGCCCACTGCCATGACCCCGCCCGTCTTCGGTCCGCGCATCATCATCGGTCTGGTCGGCGTGTTGCTGGCCGTGCTGGTCTCCGGTCTCAACGAGATGGTCACCAAGGTGGCCCTCGCGGATATTCGCGGTGCGCTGTACATCGGTTTTGACGAAGGCACCTGGCTGGTCGCGGCTTATACCGCCACCTCCGTGTCGGCCATGGCGTTTGCGCCTTGGTGCTCGGTGACCTTTTCCCTGCGCCGCTTCACGCTGTGCGCCATCGGCCTATTCACCGTGCTGGGGATCCTGTGCCCGTTCGCGCCGAACTACGAAAGCCTGCTGGTGCTGCGCACTGTGCAAGGCCTGGCCGGTGGCGCGTTGCCGCCGATGCTGATGACCGTGGCGCTGCGTTTCCTGCCGGCCAACGTCAAGCTGTACGGCTTGGCCGGCTATGCACTCACCGCCACCTTCGGCCCGAGCCTGGGCACGCCGCTGGCGGCGCTGTGGACCGAGTACGTCGGCTGGCAGTGGGCGTTCTGGCAGATCGTCGCGCCGTGCCTGCTGGCCATGGTCGCCGTGGCCTACGGGCTGCCGCAGGACCCGCTGCGCCTGGAGCGCTTCAAGCAGTTCAACTGGCGCGGTCTGCTGCTGGGCTTCCCGGCGATCTGCATGCTGGTCATCGGCATCCTGCAAGGCAACCGCCTGGACTGGTTCGAGTCGGGCCTGATCACCTTCCTGTTGTGCGGCGGCAGTGCCTTGCTGGTGCTGTTCATGGTGAACGAGTGGTCCCAGCCCATACCGTTCTTCAAGCTGCAGATGCTCGGCCTGCGCAACCTGTCGTTTGCGCTGATCGTGCTGGCGGGCGTGCTCATGGTGCTGACCTCGGTGATCATCATCCCGTCGAGTTTTCTCGCCCAGGTCCAGGGCTATCGTCCGCTGCAAACCGCGCCAGTGATGCTGCTGATGGCCATCCCGCAGTTGATCGCGCTGCCGCTGGTGGCGGCGCTGTGCAACCTGCGTTGGGTCGATTGTCGCTGGGTGCTGGGGATCGGCCTGGGGATGCTGGTGCTGTGCTGCGTGGGCAGTGCGCACCTCACTTCGGAATGGATTCGTGACGATTTCTACGGCCTGTACCTGCTGCAAATCTTCGGGCAACCGATGGCCGTGTTGCCGCTGCTGATGCTCTCCACCGGCAGCATCCAGCCCATGGACGGCCCGTTCGCCTCGGCTTGGTTCAACACCGTCAAGGGCCTGGCCGCCGTGATCGCCACCGGTGTGCTCGATACCTTGACCACCCAGCGCCTGCATTTTCACTCGACCATGTTGGTCGACCGCCTGGGTAACTCACCGCTGGCCGACGGCGACGCGCCGGGCCTGGCGCACCGCCTGCACGAGCAGGCCGTGGTGCTGACTTCTTCGGATCTGTATTACGTCATGGCCGCAGTCGCGGTGGCGTTGATCCTGCTGATTTTCTGGATGCCCACGCGGATTTTCCCGCCTCGCGCACCGACTTGA
- a CDS encoding efflux transporter outer membrane subunit, with the protein MKRVAWLTMSLISLSACTVGPDFQKPQSPQVTQWNAPQGRQAASRAVSDPLQERWWDVFHDAQLSALTRRALTDNLDLKLASSRLQQSRAVRQVTTAERYPNVNANGDYLRQRNSGKGLSDPSGNNGRSAFNQWDMGFSASWELDFWGRVKRETEAADATLQVAEDDRRAVLLSVLAETAQDYIQLRGVQNTRAVTEQNLDVARHSLKLSQLRLADGVATDLDVAEAAAQVAAIEARLPDLQQRQDQLINALSLLMGEPPQALHAQLSKDAAVPQTQRQVAIGLPSELAERRPDIRQAEARLHAATASIGVAKGDFYPRITLSGSLGSQAMQLSDLGSWGSRAFAFGPQFSLPLFNGGRLQGMLNLREAQQQEAALAYQQTVLRAWHEIDDQLTRYNASQLRRDSLAEAVRQNQIALSTAQQQYVEGVVDFVNVLTVQSALLATQEQWVESSTSVSLAMVGLYKALGGGWESVYPLQTAGR; encoded by the coding sequence ATGAAACGAGTGGCCTGGCTCACCATGAGCCTCATCAGCCTGAGCGCCTGCACGGTCGGTCCGGATTTCCAAAAGCCCCAGAGCCCGCAAGTGACGCAATGGAACGCGCCCCAGGGTCGCCAGGCGGCCAGCCGTGCCGTCAGCGATCCCTTGCAGGAGCGCTGGTGGGATGTGTTCCACGACGCGCAACTCTCGGCGCTCACCCGTCGCGCGCTCACCGATAACCTCGACCTGAAATTGGCCAGCAGTCGCTTGCAGCAAAGCCGTGCCGTGCGCCAGGTGACCACCGCCGAGCGTTATCCCAACGTCAACGCCAACGGTGATTACCTGCGCCAACGCAACAGCGGCAAGGGCCTGAGCGACCCTTCCGGCAACAACGGCCGCTCGGCGTTCAATCAGTGGGACATGGGTTTTTCCGCCTCTTGGGAGCTGGACTTCTGGGGCCGGGTAAAACGCGAAACCGAAGCCGCTGACGCCACCCTGCAAGTGGCTGAAGACGACCGCCGCGCGGTGTTGTTGTCGGTACTCGCCGAGACGGCCCAGGACTACATCCAACTGCGCGGCGTACAGAACACCCGCGCCGTCACCGAGCAAAACCTCGACGTCGCGCGTCACAGCCTCAAGCTCTCGCAGTTGCGCCTGGCGGACGGTGTGGCGACGGACCTGGACGTCGCCGAAGCCGCCGCCCAGGTCGCCGCTATCGAAGCGCGGCTGCCGGATCTGCAACAGCGCCAGGACCAACTGATCAACGCCCTCAGCCTGTTGATGGGCGAGCCGCCGCAGGCCCTGCATGCGCAGTTGTCCAAGGACGCCGCTGTGCCGCAAACCCAGCGCCAGGTCGCGATTGGCTTACCGTCGGAGTTGGCCGAACGCCGCCCGGATATCCGCCAGGCCGAAGCACGCCTGCACGCCGCCACCGCCAGCATTGGCGTGGCCAAGGGCGACTTCTACCCGCGCATCACTTTATCCGGCAGCCTCGGTTCCCAGGCCATGCAACTCTCGGATCTCGGTTCCTGGGGCTCCCGCGCCTTTGCCTTCGGCCCGCAGTTCAGCTTGCCGTTGTTCAATGGCGGGCGCCTGCAAGGCATGCTGAACCTGCGCGAAGCCCAGCAACAGGAAGCGGCGCTCGCGTACCAGCAAACCGTGCTGCGGGCCTGGCATGAGATCGACGACCAACTGACTCGCTACAACGCCAGCCAACTGCGCCGCGACAGCCTCGCCGAAGCCGTGCGCCAGAACCAGATTGCCCTGAGCACCGCGCAACAGCAGTACGTGGAAGGCGTGGTGGATTTCGTCAACGTGCTCACCGTGCAGAGCGCGTTGCTGGCCACGCAAGAGCAGTGGGTGGAGAGCTCGACCAGCGTGTCCCTGGCCATGGTTGGGCTGTACAAAGCGTTGGGTGGCGGCTGGGAATCGGTGTATCCGCTGCAAACCGCTGGGCGCTGA
- a CDS encoding LysR family transcriptional regulator, which translates to MQLPDMNLLVALDALLDEGSVVGAARRMNLSPAAMSRTLTRIREAVGDPILVRAGRGLVPTPKALQLQGQVRNVVEQAALLFRSADQVDLSTLRRRFSVRANDFFIGVYGGRLFDTMERMAPLCELCFVPEGDTDDEALREGRLDLRVSNTMPVSPEVKVQNLFSTTFVGLAREDHPLFDEEITAARFASYSHISISRRGIARGPIDTALNAQGLERRVAMIAPGFHGAMFMLPDSDLLLPVPKEALLSANRLKLPLRAFALPISLPTLVLAQSWHPRFDKDPAHKWLRETMRESCHATWLEAQPT; encoded by the coding sequence ATGCAACTACCGGACATGAACCTGCTGGTCGCCCTCGACGCCTTGCTCGACGAGGGCAGCGTGGTCGGCGCCGCGCGCCGCATGAACCTCAGCCCCGCCGCCATGAGCCGCACCCTCACGCGTATCCGCGAAGCCGTGGGCGACCCGATCCTGGTGCGCGCCGGGCGCGGCCTGGTGCCCACGCCCAAGGCCCTGCAACTGCAAGGCCAGGTGCGCAACGTGGTGGAGCAGGCAGCGCTGCTGTTCCGCTCGGCGGACCAGGTGGACCTGAGCACATTGCGCCGCCGCTTCAGCGTGCGCGCCAATGATTTTTTCATCGGTGTGTATGGCGGGCGCCTGTTCGACACCATGGAACGCATGGCCCCCCTGTGCGAACTGTGCTTTGTGCCCGAAGGTGACACCGACGACGAGGCCCTGCGCGAAGGGCGCCTGGACTTGCGCGTGAGCAACACCATGCCGGTCAGCCCCGAAGTGAAGGTGCAGAACCTGTTCTCCACCACCTTCGTCGGCCTGGCGCGGGAAGACCATCCGTTGTTTGACGAAGAAATCACCGCGGCGCGTTTTGCCAGCTACTCGCACATCAGCATCTCGCGGCGCGGCATTGCGCGCGGGCCGATCGACACCGCACTGAATGCCCAGGGGCTGGAGCGCCGCGTGGCGATGATCGCCCCGGGTTTCCACGGTGCGATGTTCATGCTGCCCGACTCCGACCTGCTGCTGCCGGTGCCCAAGGAAGCGCTGCTGAGCGCTAATCGCCTGAAGTTGCCACTGCGTGCATTCGCCTTGCCGATCTCGCTGCCGACGTTGGTGTTGGCCCAATCCTGGCATCCGCGATTCGACAAAGACCCCGCCCACAAATGGCTGCGCGAAACCATGCGCGAGAGTTGCCACGCCACCTGGCTCGAAGCCCAGCCCACCTGA
- a CDS encoding ABC transporter ATP-binding protein, with the protein MNAPLQGHTASNLHTTGPLLAVDNVSLEYRTPERVVRATHQVSFEIDPADRYVLLGPSGCGKSTLLKSIAGFIKPCEGEIRLLGQKVEQPGPDRIVVFQEFDQLPPWKTVKQNVMFPLLASKTLKRADAEERALHYLDKVGLTAFADAYPHTLSGGMKARVAIARALAMQPKILLMDEPFAALDALTRRKMQEELLLLWEEVRFTLLFVTHSIEEALVVGNRILLLSPHPGRVRAEIHSHQYDLHSLGGVEFQASARRIHRLLFDEAPEAERELGFADIRIAY; encoded by the coding sequence ATGAACGCGCCCTTGCAAGGCCACACGGCCAGCAACCTGCACACCACCGGCCCCTTACTCGCGGTGGATAACGTCAGCCTGGAATACCGCACCCCCGAGCGCGTGGTGCGGGCCACCCACCAGGTGAGTTTCGAGATCGACCCGGCCGACCGCTACGTGCTGCTCGGCCCCTCGGGTTGCGGTAAGTCCACCTTGCTCAAATCCATCGCCGGGTTTATCAAACCCTGCGAAGGCGAGATCCGCCTGTTGGGGCAAAAGGTCGAGCAACCGGGCCCGGACCGTATCGTGGTGTTCCAGGAATTCGACCAACTGCCGCCGTGGAAAACCGTCAAACAGAACGTGATGTTTCCACTGTTGGCCTCCAAAACCCTGAAGCGCGCCGACGCCGAAGAACGTGCACTGCACTACCTCGACAAAGTCGGCCTCACCGCCTTTGCCGACGCCTACCCACACACCCTGTCCGGCGGTATGAAAGCCCGTGTCGCCATCGCCCGTGCCCTGGCCATGCAGCCCAAGATCCTGCTGATGGACGAACCCTTCGCCGCCCTCGATGCGCTGACCCGGCGCAAGATGCAGGAAGAGTTGCTGCTGCTCTGGGAAGAGGTGCGCTTTACCCTGTTGTTCGTCACCCACTCCATCGAAGAAGCGTTGGTGGTGGGCAATCGCATTCTGTTGCTGTCGCCCCACCCTGGGCGGGTACGCGCGGAAATCCACAGCCATCAATACGACCTGCACAGCCTCGGTGGCGTGGAGTTCCAGGCGTCGGCACGGCGCATTCATCGCCTGCTGTTCGATGAAGCGCCCGAGGCCGAACGTGAGTTGGGCTTCGCTGATATCCGCATCGCGTATTAA
- a CDS encoding DUF3142 domain-containing protein yields the protein MKHLWLGLLLLASPAFGAVDARDYDAFWLWSGVTPQPVLKQAKTLYILQGQINSTRRAPQRGVQMIAQGISVPRLTEGDIWIVYRAHTLHWPEQVYRQLFGQVQRWRDAGNPVVGIQIDFDARTQYLHEYADFLRDLRQRLPTDLRLSITGLMDWSSNADPAAIAQLKGVVDEVVVQTYQGRHSIPDYAAYLPRMNRLGLPFKIGLIQGGEWEEPGYLKDSEWFRGYVVFLQNP from the coding sequence GTGAAGCACCTGTGGCTAGGTTTGCTGTTGCTGGCAAGCCCGGCCTTCGGCGCCGTCGACGCCCGCGACTATGACGCCTTCTGGCTGTGGAGCGGGGTTACACCACAGCCGGTGCTCAAGCAGGCGAAAACCCTGTACATCCTCCAGGGCCAGATCAACTCCACGCGCCGCGCGCCCCAGCGCGGCGTGCAGATGATTGCCCAAGGCATCAGCGTGCCGCGCCTTACCGAAGGCGACATCTGGATCGTCTACCGCGCCCACACCCTGCACTGGCCCGAGCAGGTCTACCGCCAACTGTTCGGCCAGGTGCAACGCTGGCGCGACGCAGGCAATCCGGTGGTGGGCATCCAGATCGACTTCGATGCTCGCACTCAGTACCTGCATGAATACGCCGACTTCCTGCGCGACCTGCGCCAGCGCCTGCCCACCGACCTGCGCCTGAGCATCACCGGCTTGATGGACTGGAGCAGCAACGCTGATCCGGCTGCCATCGCTCAACTCAAAGGGGTGGTGGATGAAGTGGTGGTGCAAACGTATCAAGGGCGGCACAGCATCCCGGATTACGCGGCGTATTTGCCACGGATGAACCGGTTGGGGTTGCCGTTCAAGATTGGCTTGATTCAGGGCGGGGAGTGGGAAGAGCCGGGGTATCTGAAGGACAGCGAGTGGTTTCGAGGCTATGTGGTGTTTTTGCAAAACCCTTGA
- a CDS encoding ABC transporter permease, whose protein sequence is MRQEYEITLEPLLSVPVERELPLRQRLWQQGWLRKGLILIVLAILWEAVARYQNNDLLLPSFLQTFHALYDGLLSGELLSKVSISLVVLIKGYLIGIVLAFALTTLAVSTQLGRDLLSTLTSMFNPLPAIALLPLALLWFGLGQNSLIFVLVHSVLWALALNTYSGFLGVSETLRMAGRNYGLKGMRFVLFILIPAALPSILAGLKIGWAFAWRTLIAAELVFGATSGKGGLGWYIFQNRNELYTDKVFAGLAVVILIGLLVENLVFDTFERLTVKRWGMQR, encoded by the coding sequence ATGCGCCAGGAATATGAAATCACCCTCGAACCGCTGCTCAGCGTCCCCGTTGAACGCGAACTGCCCCTGCGCCAGCGCCTGTGGCAACAAGGCTGGCTGCGCAAGGGCCTGATCCTGATCGTGCTCGCGATCCTCTGGGAAGCCGTTGCGCGTTATCAGAATAATGACCTGCTGCTGCCGAGCTTCTTGCAGACCTTTCACGCGCTCTACGACGGCCTGCTCAGCGGCGAATTGCTCAGCAAGGTCAGCATCTCGCTGGTGGTGCTGATCAAGGGCTACCTGATCGGCATCGTACTGGCGTTCGCCCTGACCACATTGGCGGTATCGACCCAACTGGGCCGTGATTTGCTGAGCACCCTGACCTCGATGTTCAACCCGCTACCGGCGATTGCCTTGTTGCCGCTGGCGCTGCTGTGGTTTGGCCTGGGCCAGAACAGCCTCATCTTCGTGTTGGTGCATTCGGTATTGTGGGCGCTGGCGCTCAACACCTACTCAGGTTTCCTTGGCGTGTCCGAAACCCTGCGCATGGCCGGGCGCAACTACGGCCTCAAGGGCATGCGGTTTGTGCTGTTCATCCTGATCCCGGCGGCGCTGCCGTCGATTCTTGCGGGCCTCAAGATCGGCTGGGCGTTTGCCTGGCGTACATTGATTGCCGCCGAACTGGTGTTCGGTGCAACCAGTGGCAAGGGTGGCCTGGGGTGGTACATCTTCCAGAACCGCAACGAGCTGTACACCGACAAGGTGTTTGCCGGGCTGGCGGTGGTGATCCTGATCGGGCTGCTTGTGGAAAACCTGGTGTTTGACACGTTCGAGCGTCTGACGGTGAAGCGCTGGGGCATGCAGCGCTGA